A genome region from Ctenopharyngodon idella isolate HZGC_01 chromosome 5, HZGC01, whole genome shotgun sequence includes the following:
- the si:dkey-3h3.3 gene encoding E3 ubiquitin-protein ligase DTX3L, translating to MTSPPKIFTEVRLKIPATIPPNSVSSLLHGKTVRLKRDGVYTVASGSFEDIKDIYDKCTITRTTYDGSSDLRQEEMSLKDHAAAGLGQAQSDSLVVQPVKVDDIVMHYIQEKKSKELHTIENRNAVFIYQHKSHVNFTSNTGKNIHAQFAREQFITLYQKTATGLQTRTYVYNPKITTLCMAEFPELLINIGRNQMELTGSFISLERFETFLNGSAQHRMGMYSQHRSPRKTKDDDMGMYSQHQTPRKTKYDDIPYKQPVKEEKSIDQAKDETCPICLDTIKTPDCRVLSKCQHKFCKDCLDRAFQLKPACPMCGEIYGNLTGTQPKGGTMTVSRDRSSLPGYEKYGTIVISYYIPSGYQGNEHPNPGMAYQGASRIAYLPDSTEGNNVLKLLQRAFEQRLTFTIGCSSTTGKNNVVTWNDIHHKTSRDGGPTHYGYPDPDYLKRVQDELKAKGIY from the exons ATGACGAGCCCGCCAAAG ATATTTACTGAAGTGAGACTTAAGATTCCAGCCACCATACCGCCAAATTCAGTTTCAAGCTTACTTCACGGCAAGACAGTGAGACTTAAACGTGATGGTGTATATACAGTTGCCAGCGGGTCTTTTGAAGATATTAAAGATATTTATGACAAGTGTACGATTACGCGAACAACATATGATGGAAGTAGTGATCTAAGACAAGAGGAAATGAGTCTAAAGGACCATGCTGCAGCAGGTCTGGGACAAGCTCAAAGTGACTCTCTAGTAGTTCAACCAGTCAAGGTTGATGACATTGTTATGCATTACATCCAAGAAAAGAAATCTAAGGAACTTCACACAATCGAAAATAGGAATGCAGTTTTCATATATCAGCATAAAAGTCATGTGAATTTTACGTCTAATACTGGTAAGAACATTCACGCTCAATTTGCACGAGAACAGTTTATAACATTATATCAAAAGACTGCAACAGGGCTGCAAACTAGGACATACGTTTACAATCCAAAAATAACTACACTTTGCATGGCAGAGTTTCCAGAACTCTTAATCAATATAGGTCGAAATCAAATGGAACTGACTGGCAGCTTCATTAGCCTTGAAAGATTCGAGACGTTTTTGAATGGGAGTGCTCAGCACAGAATGGGAATGTATTCACAGCACCGATCcccaagaaaaacaaaagatgaTGACATGGGAATGTATTCACAGCACCAAACcccaagaaaaacaaaatatgatgACATACCTTACAAACAACCTGTGAAAGAAGAGAAATCAATAGACCAAGCCAAAGATGAGACATGTCCAATTTGTTTGGATACAATCAAGACACCTGATTGCAGAGTCTTGAGTAAATGCCAGCACAAATTTTGTAAAGACTGTTTAGATAGGGCTTTCCAGTTGAAACCAGCCTGTCCGATGTGTGGAGAGATATACGGCAATCTTACAGGGACGCAACCAAAAGGAGGAACCATGACTGTCTCAAGGGACAGATCTTCTTTACCTGGATACGAAAAATATGGAACAATCGTAATTAGCTACTACATACCAAGTGGCTACCAGGGG AATGAACACCCGAACCCAGGCATGGCATACCAGGGTGCGTCCCGCATAGCTTACCTCCCTGACTCAACAGAGGGGAACAACGTACTGAAGCTTCTGCAGAGGGCGTTTGAGCAGCGACTCACTTTCACTATTGGGTGTTCGTCTACCACTGGAAAGAACAATGTGGTGACCTGGAATGACATTCACCATAAGACGTCTCGCGATGGAGGGCCAACGCA TTATGGTTACCCAGATCCAGACTACCTGAAACGAGTACAAGATGAACTGAAAGCAAAAGGAATTTACTGA